Part of the Musa acuminata AAA Group cultivar baxijiao chromosome BXJ2-7, Cavendish_Baxijiao_AAA, whole genome shotgun sequence genome is shown below.
GGTATTTTCCCTAATTGTTTGCCAATATAGAGAACTTGTATTAACTCTAGATATGCCAACAACTTTAGTTCAACAACATTTACTTCCTTTTCGATATGCTCTTACTACCCAAATTCTGATTCATAAAACACAAAAACCCAAAATCTGTTTTCTAAAAAGTTTTTTGATTGACCTCTGTCGTAGCTTTTACATTTCCAATCAGTGGAGGCACTCTGCATATCTTATCAGTACAGGCTGCTCTGTCACTCGTCTGAGAGTTAGAATTCTCATATTATTTGATATACAGCAATAGCGAAGAACCTTAAATCCTTTTCAGGTCACTAGTGGAGGATACATGGTTGCATTCGCTGGCAGGAAGTATGCAGCACGATCCGTTCCTGTTTTTGTTAGTGACAACACAAATATTGTAACCAGCTTTACCCTGGTACGTTTGTGCGATTCAAATATTGGAGTTTAAGACAAAGGTCAGGttccataaaaagaaaaatctgtGACATCTGTCTCGGTGGTAATGTCTATATAGGTACTTGAATTCCAAAAAGGCACACTTCAGAATTTGCATTGGAAGAGAGACGGTTGTGTTTCATGTTCAGGGAAGTCATCTTTTGTTTGTCTCAACAATCAAGTTTGTGCAATCAAGACATCGAGTTGCAAACACCAGGGTGGTTCTGTTGATTGCAACATAGGTATACAATTGGCTTTTTCTGGAACTGATAAGCATGATGCTGTGCTAAATTCATGGTATGAGGTGTCCAATCTCCAGCAGTACTCTCTCTATGGATTGTATTCAAACATCAAAGATTCCCTTACCATCTAGTACAACAATTTCTTCTGACCCCCTCTTGATGTCGATATCGAGCTCCTGGACAGGCATTCTTTTGTAGTCTTACGGTACCACATGCCACAGATCATATTCAAATGTTTGTCTATCAGACGGATATTGTTGTAAAACTCATCTTATTCTTTTATTGATTGAACCAATGTTTATATTCTTGTTGGCCTGGACTTTTTCATTCATCTCGTTTTCCTTGTTGCTTACTAAATTTTATTAGGAAGGTGGTTTATTGGTGCTTGTGCTTGGAGAGTCACTGTTGGTATCATATTAGTATCTATACCTCATTAGTTGACCAAGTTGTGGCTGAACATGGAAAAATGTTCTCATCCCACTGTTCGAGGAGGAATGACTTGTTTGGTACTCTGATCAAATCAAAATGTCAGCTGCTTATGCATGGGACCAGCAGGTAAGCCCACTTGATGCTCTGAGGACAAACACATCAAGAATCTCCTAATCTTTCGGTGAACTATGTGTTCACTGATCTTATACAAACAATGTGTTATCAGCAGTGACATCAATTTGCTGTCATAGTGGTACTTGCATAAGCATCAAAAGCtacttttttttaatatcatttttaagtAATTACTATTAAAAGGATAGATTACCTTTTTTTTCCATTCTTCTTTAGATATTTGTGATGGCTTTTCAATGATCTTTTGTTCCATCCGATCAGAAATTTGTGTCACCAACAAACATTATTCAACCCCTTGAAAGGCACATCAAAATTTGATTGAAGCTTAGATTTCAATCACCTCCAGTGCGAATTACCGTGATAGAACACATCCAAGTCTCTGCTGGTGTTGTCTCTTTGTTGGTTCTCCTGTTCTTCCTGGCGTTATTATGTATATGTTGCGGATGCTAAATCGAGAAGATTAGGTGAGATCAGGAACAAAAATGTCATAGTGGCAGCCAAGCAAGAAGCCAGTCGagacctttttttctttctttctttacctGTCTCTTTCTATATAATATACAGGTGAAAACATTAGCTTCTTTTGCAAGTGCGAGGTATAATCCATCTCCCACCTCCCTAAAGCACTTTTAAGCTAACATAATCACCGGACATGATGCTGCTTGATGTGGACTGCACATCAGAAGCAAACTGAGGTTACCTAACAGTTATCTCGATTTCTTTCTTCTAAACAACATAGCATTAAGGTCAACATCACCTCGTTGGCATGCAGTAGTCTGGCCATATAAATCTGAATCCCACATATACTGCACTTTGGACTATGTTACACTACCTACCAACATTAAACTAAAGGAACCAAGAGAAGGCTCGCCCTATGGTCCCCCTCCATCTCGATGATCCACCTAAGTGGTGCTCGTTTCGATTTCGATTTGTAGTTTATGTCACTGCCTCTCATGGCAATCATGCTCTTGATTTATGTGGTGTGTCACTTTAACCTACTCTCCATGAAAAGAGGAGCACTAGTTTGTATCTATCTCTTCCTTAAAACTATTTGAGTTGCATCCATCTGTGACTTTGTGAGAGAAGAGGGAGGTGCAGTGTGGCAATCCGCAGTACACTGGGTGGACTTAGAATGGCTCAGCGACAGCAAATCACCCATGCCTCATCTCCAACTCCTACAGGAGCAAAGTAAATATATAGTTTACTTGAATGTTTATGCATCTTGGGGGAACTTGAAAGTTTGGCAAACAAGCTTATGCCTCATAAACATCTGCAGCAAAAGGCCAGTGTGAGTTGGACACATAAAAAATGTATTGTATGTAGCTTTGTTTTTTACTGAGAAAACAGTATACTATATCTATTGATATCCTGTTTCATAGAATACCTTCAGCTTAAACTAATGTTACTTTAGAGGAGATCAAATTGGGTCATTCTTGGAAGTTAggacaaaatattttctttatatatataccaATACAAACCAACTTCTGCCAGAATCTAGCATTTCAATAATTTTGGATTCTTTTGACGTTGTGTTTTTTTTGTCTTACTCTGGTGTAAGCTGCTACTGAGAATCCTGTGAAACTTGCAGATCCATCACCATGATGAGAATTAAATGCTGGTTTGGACAGGTGCCTCAGATAAATTGGTCTAAGAAGCTATGGTAATGATTAGCTGCAAGCAAGTTTAAAAGTTTGGGTGcagagacacagagagagagagagagagagagagagagagagagagaggacagtgATGGAAAGGCAGCAAACTTTCCTACATGGTGGTTGCCTTCGTACCGTGAGGGGAGACAAAGCAAGGACAAGGCAAAGTGGATAAGAAACCTATCATTGATCTCCAGTACTTACCAAACTCGACTACTATTCAATCCATTGAGTTACTGATGTATGTTCTACATTGGGAGCCACTTATATCAACAGCTCCAACATCTACTGCAAGACTAGCCATATGGATCTGCTGCATCATTGGGTTACACTGCAGTATGTATGTGTGCTATTATGTGTTTATTACATGTGAatattctgaactggtgtccaactatatatatatcactAAATACTTAAAATGAGAATCCTTAGAGTCTAAAAAATTTCTCTTAAAGATTCCAAAACCTAAATCTCAATACCCAAGTGTTTGGTAATCTAACAGTCTGTTGTGATCATTATTTCAACTCAATATCTAGATTATGTCTAATCAATGTTGCAACTTGGCATACCAAGTCATTTTGTTCAAGTTTGCAACTATGTGAGAAAATAGAGTTTCAACATCACTGTTCTATAAGATATgctttgataaaaaataatattgagaTAATACATGAAACATAAATTCCAAAATATTATACACTAAAAGATGTGAGTGGTTCCCCAAGAGATACTCAAATGGTCAACTATGTAAGGATAAATACAACAAAAATAAGATAAAACTTTTCATAAATTAACATGAATATAAAAAATCTTTCATACACCCTCTCTCACCAATTTTAAAGAACTatttttcatattatatatatacatatatagataaagATAATcctaaaaataatcaaaatacttaTCCTTGACATCCAATTGATCAGTGCATTATTGTATAAAGTGATAGGTCTAAGATTAAAGTCTACTTGCAAGTATTATgtatgtcatttaatataataaaaatttattttattttttctaaaaaataaaaatatatttttttaaagcaaAGTCTTTTTGATCTCTATCAAGGTTCCCATaggtgaaattattattattattatttggagaAAAATGTGAAAAATGTATGTCAATCCCAAATTATAGGGATTACTATTGCTCAAATTCTAAGAGCATTTTGGAGCATCACACTTTGGGAGTGTGGGGGAGGGGGGAGACGGTTACCTTACCATATGAGGTTGGTGGACGGTTGTGGGAATGACTTGTTTGGGCATTTATTGACTCCACCAACTGGTGATGGAATCCCCACTGGTGGTCTAATGATCCTGCAAagtgaagaggagagagagaggtggataATTAAACAAGTGTTGGCGAGAAGTGAGGGAGGTGATGGTCCATCCCACTATGCATCCTTAAGAATGGCCAATTGGCCATGAAACCCACTCCCCATTGGCTCCTCTCCCCTGCCTCAGCTCTGCCTGTTACACACATACCCACGAGTCTTCCCgtccccctccctctctctctctctctctctctctggttctcTTGTCTTCTACTTCCGCCATGGTCTCTTTGCCTCATGCATCCTTTTGGGCCAGGGGATTTCTGCTGCTGCTCCTCTCATGACGCGGTGAGAGTGCTTTTCCTTGCTGGATTTGCTAACCCCTTGTCTTGTTACGCTGGTTTTCGTGTTTAGCTTGGGTTTGGTAAAACTTAAAAGATCCTTCTTTGGTTGTCTTTGATTTGGTATTTTGGAGCTTTCAGCTGCTTTGTGATGAGCTCTATTTGGAAAGATTGCATTTTGAGAGCTGTCAATGTTAAGTTTTGGTGTTTCGATCTCGCCAATGGCAATACACCAAAACAGAGACCTCCATCCTTTTTGTTTCCCTTTTAACTTGGTTAATTTTGCGTGCCTAGGGTTCTTGTTTTACACATTTGAAGGAGGTTTCCAACCCCTTCTTTGTTAATTTTGGGGATATTGGTCAAGCCGTGTGGTGCATCAATTTTTTGAAGGGTTTGCTTTTGTGCTTGCCTATTAGCTTCCTTTTTCTTGAACTTGATGGAACCCAGAAACAACGATTTTGGGTGGCAGGTTTTATAAAGGTGAAGTATGACCATTACAGCTGATAGGCAGTTGGGCATTCAATATCTTTGATCTCGAACTTCCTAGGAAAGGAAGAGCTAGGTTTGGGACCTTGAATTCTGATTAATCAGGTTTTGGTTGTGACCACAATGCAAACAACTATATGCTTCACGAACCACGGAGGAGTTGGCCAGTTTTCGGTTCCTCAGCCACCCCAGGCTACGCCACTTCCTTGGTGGATCGGATCCCAATCGCTCTTTGAGGGCCACTCCAATGGTGAGGACCAGCTACCAGCTGCATCCCGACAACTGCATCATGCAGTAGTCCCAAGGGTTGGACCAGGGCCAGCAGTCACAGAGGAAAAGGGTACTGTTACTACAAGTTctcagtgatttttttttttttacttctagcTAAGCTTCTGCTGTACCATGCCTGGTATTAGGCCCTTTCCCCTCCACTAGACATCTTGTTgttaaacaatatttttttatatgttcTATGTTCATGAAATAAAACAAGTCACATCTTTGTTACTCGGATGCATGATCATTTATTGAGTAGCATCTCTAGATGTCATGTTTTTTATTTGGTATTGTGATTCTGCTGATGAATAGAAAGGATAGAGTGCAGCAGGAAATGAATTGTttggattcatatttaaagtaagACAGGCATTTGCCATTAAGTTTACATGAAAGCAGTGCATGGAAAAGATTATTTCCTTTTTATTACCATGATTAAGGTACACTTGTTGCATGATTTGACAAAGCCAGTTTTCTTACTACTATATCTTCTGGATTCCATGTTAAGGATGATGTGGGTCTTGTCATTGAATTGATTAAGTTCTTCAAATCTTTCTGTATCTTTTTAATCTTTGTTATCCTGGTCCTGTGCTGTGGTGATCCTAGTCAGTGTATACGTATTGATTCCGTGCATGAATGCTATTGCCTTTCCATATTGCAAGTATGCTTTTATATCATATTATGCATTCAGAATCTTCCAGAACTTGTCTGGAGCTCAATGGTGTGATAGTACAAATTTCAATTAAACAACTTTCTCGATATTCTTATAAAGGAGTTGCATAGGTTGGATAACCTGTTCCATGAGTTAGTTTGCTTTTTCTTGCTAAAAACTTATAGAATCAAGAGAAATGTTGTCATTAATATGAAAATTTCCTATTTCAAACATTGCCGTCGGAGAAGTTCTtttaatcatgtccttcttgttaGTCCAAAGTGTTCCAAAACTTTGTTATTGATTATGAAGCTAAATCTAATAATGTGAGTTGGCTTTTGGTGACTAATCTTGAAAATTGATCTTCTACGAGTGTTtgattttcaagttaagcttAGGTATAGTAAACAACTCTAGGGATGATAATGAGCCTCGATACCCTTTTTTCTGCATGTTTTCTCTCTCCTCTCACTTGTTTTCTCATCTTTTCTCTCCTCCCACTTTCTCCTATTGTTCTGGGTGTTCTCTCTTTTACCTCCTTAACATTTTAAAAATGTTTTCTCCAAGACATTTCTGCATCTGAACCAAAGGCAACTATTACAGAAACTTTATAACCTTCCCTAGTTGCCAAATGGCCTCATCATCACGAACATCGCTCGAGTTTGAAGCTACACCATCATCGTTTAATCACTCATCCAATCTAATGGGTATCTCCTAACTTGAATTTGAACGAATCAGGGTGCCCTAAACCTAACATGATGTGATGAAAATTGTAAAACCCACCTTGACCAAGTGCATGATATATTAGATATTATGCAGGTTAAGTAGCTTAAGATTTGAATTTCTGTCCATAGGATCTGGGTAACAGCACTACTTCTATGGCTTCACATAGGCTGAGTAACAATTTCTTGAAGTGAAAAATTAACAATAAACAATGAAAAATGAAGACATTAGCATGCACAGTAGGCAGTCACTAATATCAGAAAGGTAAAAGACATAAGCATAATGATGTCATGAAGAAAATGTTGAAGCTAAGTAGCTTGTAGCTATTTCTAGTCACTGCAGTAGAAACTTGAAATGTAGATTTCTTTGTTTGTATTATGCATTTCTCAAGAAGATGAACTTATACTATAACTTTCTTACTAATTGTAATCTCCTTCTGAGCTCTTTTTTCTGTTCTACTAATGGCTCTTTGAAAATACAAATTTTGACCTTAATTTTTTCTTTCAGACCACAATGTCTcaataaaagaacaaaaatcTCAACAACATTCTGCAGTCATCTCTCTTATGCCATCATTTCCTGAACATTCAGGtcatgttgaacttgaacttggTCATTCCATGGTAGGTCTTTGCCTTTCCCATTATGTGTTCACTTGATTATAAATAATTTTGGACTTCATTTGCAAGTGCTACTCTGCATAGTGGGCCTTGCTTTGTAATATTTGTAAATATCGTTGCAGGTTTATCCTAATTACTCCTATGGTGACCAATGCTATGGCCTATATGCAACTTATGGACCTCAATCAATGGTTTGTAAATTTTATTCCGTTATTCAGTATTTTCTTGTATAGCTAGTATTCTATTATAGTCATATTGTAAATGATCTGAGTATACTCGTGATATTGTCATATTGAACAGCACAGGTAAGGATTGTCACATGGTCATAACTCATGTTGGGCTTAGATAAATTCTAGTTATGATCGTTTCTCAGTTATTATTATGTTCCCATTTAAAAAAGCATTTATCAggaaattttatttgtttattatccTTAACCTTCATCcccttttgcatttttattattggGTGGGGATCGGAATCAAGGATTCAAGATCCCTCGAGGTGCCTAACACAATTATGCATGGGAACACTGAAATAGAACATAAAGCAGTATAACAGAGTTCCAAAAAGTTATATATTATGTTATGAGAAATCCCAGAGATCatgatttaaagaaaataatggaGATGTAGTAACCATTAATTTCTAATACATGATACCTGTCTTCAACTATCCACTGAATGAAGAGATGCTACGGCATAAAGGAAATCAGGAGCCTTAGAACTGcagtctttttctttttaattttaaaccAGATGCTAAATGACTCAAGGTCCATGATAGCACTTAGTGGGTTGCTTGATTTATTGACATCAGTGAGGCTTCATCCATCCATCTATTCTTGTCTTCAATGATCAATCATAGAGGTTGAGTTTTCAAGGGAATAAGAtggagaggttgtgataccttttctatttttcttattttcccaTAATATCAAGGCACCTGCAAGATATGGTTAGCGGGATTGGCTAATGCCAATCACTGCTGATCCCAGTCAAGATGTTAATTCTAATTCTAAATTGTAGGATCAATTGCAAATTTCATGATTCAGATCTATGTGCCTACACGTTTCTTGGCCAAAAGTAATATACAGGGTCAAACTTGATGACTTTTAACTACAAAGGTAATTAATAATTTGCAAATTTTAATTGACCCAGCAGGTTAAATTCTGTGTTTCTCTTTCAAAAGGTACATCTCAGTGATGTTAAAACTTTTGATACTATGAAAAAATCTTAGAAGGTGAAAAGGACAAACTAA
Proteins encoded:
- the LOC135616852 gene encoding uncharacterized protein LOC135616852; this encodes MRIAVAVVVALLAATAEAGDQNDVFTPCDDAKIQRWDGFTFGIAFSNHDSFFSDRVQLSPCDSRLSLSNVAQLAVFRPKVDEISLLTVDTSANPAVTSGGYMVAFAGRKYAARSVPVFVSDNTNIVTSFTLVLEFQKGTLQNLHWKRDGCVSCSGKSSFVCLNNQVCAIKTSSCKHQGGSVDCNIGIQLAFSGTDKHDAVLNSWYEVSNLQQYSLYGLYSNIKDSLTI